Proteins encoded by one window of Epinephelus moara isolate mb chromosome 18, YSFRI_EMoa_1.0, whole genome shotgun sequence:
- the LOC126405108 gene encoding phosphoribosyl pyrophosphate synthase-associated protein 1 isoform X2 yields the protein MNVPKSGYRVFSANSSVACTELAKKITERLGVELGKSVVFQESNRETRVDVKESVRGQTIFIIQTIPRDVNTAIMELLVMAYALKTSCAKNIIGVIPYFPYSKQCKMRKRGSIVSKLLASMLAKAGLTHIITMDLHQKEIQGFFSFPVDNLRASPFLIQYIQEEIPDYRNAIIVAKSPAAAKRAQSYAERLRLGLAVIHGEAQCSESDMADGRHSPPCVRNTTGHTGLELPLMMAKEKPPITVVGDVGGRIAIIVDDIIDDVGDFVAAAEILKERGAYKIYIMATHGLLSADAPRLIEESAIDEVVVTNTVPHEVQKLQCPKIKTVDVSMILAEAIRRIHNGESMAYLFRNITVDD from the exons ATGAATGTCCCGAAAAGTGGCTATCGCGTATTTTCCGCTAACTCCTCCGTAGCATGCACAGAATTGGCCAAGAAGATAACAGA GCGGCTGGGAGTCGAGCTGGGGAAGTCTGTGGTCTTTCAGGAGTCTAACAGAG AAACTAGAGTGGATGTGAAAGAATCAGTTCGTGGACAAACTATCTTCATCATCCAGACCATACCACG AGATGTCAACACAGCCATCATGGAGCTGCTGGTCATGGCCTACGCCCTCAAGACCTCTTGTGCAAAGAACATTATTGGAGTCATCCCTTACTTTCCCTACAGCAAACAGTGCAAGATGAGGAAGAGGGGCTCAATAGTGAGCAAGTTGTTAGCTTCAATGTTGGCGAAAGCAG GATTAACACACATCATCACCATGGACTTGCATCAGAAGGAGATCCAGGGCTTCTTCAGTTTTCCAGTGGACAACTTGCGTGCCTCTCCTTTCTTGATTCAGTACATCCAAGAGGAG ATTCCTGATTACAGAAATGCCATCATCGTGGCAAAGTCCCCAGCAGCAGCTAAAAG GGCTCAGTCTTATGCAGAACGCCTGCGTTTAGGTTTGGCTGTGATTCACGGCGAGGCTCAGTGTTCGGAGTCTGACATGGCTGACGGAAGACACTCCCCACCATGTGTACGCAACACCACAGGACACACAGGACTGGAGCTTCCTT TGATGATGGCCAAAGAGAAACCTCCCATAACTGTAGTCGGAGACGTGGGAGGGAGAATTGCCATCATTGTG GACGACATTATAGATGATGTTGGAGACTTTGTTGCAGCTGCTGAGATCctgaaagagagaggagccTATAAGATTTATATCATGGCCACACATGGCTTACTGTCTGCTGATGCTCCACGCCTCATAGAGGAATCTGCCATTGATGAG GTGGTGGTGACCAACACAGTCCCCCATGAAGTACAGAAGCTACAGTGTCCCAAAATCAAGACTGTGGACGTCAGCATGATATTGGCTGAGGCCATACGCCGCATCCACAACGGAGAGTCCATGGCCTACTTGTTCCGCAACATCACCGTGGATGACTAA
- the LOC126405108 gene encoding phosphoribosyl pyrophosphate synthase-associated protein 1 isoform X1 — MNVPKSGYRVFSANSSVACTELAKKITERLGVELGKSVVFQESNRETRVDVKESVRGQTIFIIQTIPRDVNTAIMELLVMAYALKTSCAKNIIGVIPYFPYSKQCKMRKRGSIVSKLLASMLAKAGLTHIITMDLHQKEIQGFFSFPVDNLRASPFLIQYIQEEIPDYRNAIIVAKSPAAAKRAQSYAERLRLGLAVIHGEAQCSESDMADGRHSPPCVRNTTGHTGLELPSGKQQAPFPGIELPMMMAKEKPPITVVGDVGGRIAIIVDDIIDDVGDFVAAAEILKERGAYKIYIMATHGLLSADAPRLIEESAIDEVVVTNTVPHEVQKLQCPKIKTVDVSMILAEAIRRIHNGESMAYLFRNITVDD; from the exons ATGAATGTCCCGAAAAGTGGCTATCGCGTATTTTCCGCTAACTCCTCCGTAGCATGCACAGAATTGGCCAAGAAGATAACAGA GCGGCTGGGAGTCGAGCTGGGGAAGTCTGTGGTCTTTCAGGAGTCTAACAGAG AAACTAGAGTGGATGTGAAAGAATCAGTTCGTGGACAAACTATCTTCATCATCCAGACCATACCACG AGATGTCAACACAGCCATCATGGAGCTGCTGGTCATGGCCTACGCCCTCAAGACCTCTTGTGCAAAGAACATTATTGGAGTCATCCCTTACTTTCCCTACAGCAAACAGTGCAAGATGAGGAAGAGGGGCTCAATAGTGAGCAAGTTGTTAGCTTCAATGTTGGCGAAAGCAG GATTAACACACATCATCACCATGGACTTGCATCAGAAGGAGATCCAGGGCTTCTTCAGTTTTCCAGTGGACAACTTGCGTGCCTCTCCTTTCTTGATTCAGTACATCCAAGAGGAG ATTCCTGATTACAGAAATGCCATCATCGTGGCAAAGTCCCCAGCAGCAGCTAAAAG GGCTCAGTCTTATGCAGAACGCCTGCGTTTAGGTTTGGCTGTGATTCACGGCGAGGCTCAGTGTTCGGAGTCTGACATGGCTGACGGAAGACACTCCCCACCATGTGTACGCAACACCACAGGACACACAGGACTGGAGCTTCCTT CAGGCAAACAACAAGCTCCGTTCCCTGGCATAGAGCTCCCAA TGATGATGGCCAAAGAGAAACCTCCCATAACTGTAGTCGGAGACGTGGGAGGGAGAATTGCCATCATTGTG GACGACATTATAGATGATGTTGGAGACTTTGTTGCAGCTGCTGAGATCctgaaagagagaggagccTATAAGATTTATATCATGGCCACACATGGCTTACTGTCTGCTGATGCTCCACGCCTCATAGAGGAATCTGCCATTGATGAG GTGGTGGTGACCAACACAGTCCCCCATGAAGTACAGAAGCTACAGTGTCCCAAAATCAAGACTGTGGACGTCAGCATGATATTGGCTGAGGCCATACGCCGCATCCACAACGGAGAGTCCATGGCCTACTTGTTCCGCAACATCACCGTGGATGACTAA